One window from the genome of Myxococcales bacterium encodes:
- the gyrA gene encoding DNA gyrase subunit A has translation MSEVTPASGPNGSGPDGAGAPGSGGPNITYVSIENEMRSSFMDYAMSVIVARALPDARDGLKPVHRRVIYAQRQLNNTYARPYVKCARVVGDVIGKYHPHGDASVYDALVRMAQDFSMRYPLIDGQGNFGSIDGDGAAAMRYTECRMAKLTSDIIADIDKETVEWQPNYDDKELEPTVLPTKVPNLLINGASGIAVGMATNIPPHNLREVIDGVLALIANPQVSEDELIRLIPGPDFPTGGTIQGRAGILSAFRTGRGSVVVRGKAHFEEVRKDRNAIIVSEIPFQVNKSAWIEKCAQQVRDKKLEGIADIRDESDRQGIRVVFELKRDANDQVVLNSLYKFTALQSSFGVNMLAIVDGRPVMLTLRRALQVFIDHRREVVTRRTLFDLREARARREIVEGLGLAVMNIDRVIDIIRKSKDTDEAKTRLIAEKLGGMDGFLERAGRPEAEIAAAKAAGFVHLSPRQAQAILDMRLGRLTGLEREKLEAEYKELWDTTDYLEGLLNDPGKLMAAIVEELKIIQSEFGDKRRTDIAEFEGEILTEALIDEEAMVVTRSHLGYVKRTPVKEYSAQGRGGKGITGASSGDGDFVTDMFAASTHDHLLMFTSKGRVYHKKVFELPEGSRVARGKPFVNVIEMQGDEHVVAMLPLKEYSAERSVFFATQNGTVKKTGLDLFEKIRVSGMKAIGIEDGDILVGASITDEKSDILLVSARGLAVRFRHDKVRPMGREAKGVRGMNLREGDKLVGMCTFDREAQATMVTICERGYGKRTALPDYPVKNRGGKGVITIKTSERNGNVAAVRIVSDEDHLILISSSGKLIRLRVIDIPVQGRATQGVRIMRQADGEQVVAIERLADADEASDIEAGAPIEAADDGDTTPVDMGDELDEDEDGDDDADDDGDEDPAN, from the coding sequence ATGAGTGAAGTGACACCTGCAAGCGGCCCCAATGGCTCAGGACCCGATGGCGCCGGCGCGCCTGGCAGCGGCGGTCCCAACATCACCTACGTAAGCATCGAAAACGAGATGCGCAGCTCGTTCATGGATTATGCCATGAGCGTCATCGTGGCGCGCGCGCTACCCGATGCCCGCGACGGTCTCAAGCCGGTGCACCGCCGCGTCATCTACGCGCAACGCCAGCTCAACAACACCTACGCCCGGCCGTACGTCAAATGCGCGCGCGTCGTCGGCGACGTCATCGGCAAATACCATCCCCACGGCGATGCGTCGGTCTACGACGCGCTAGTGCGGATGGCGCAGGATTTCTCCATGCGCTACCCGCTCATCGATGGCCAGGGCAACTTCGGCTCGATCGACGGCGACGGCGCCGCGGCCATGCGATACACCGAATGCCGCATGGCCAAGCTGACGTCGGACATTATTGCCGACATCGACAAAGAAACCGTCGAGTGGCAGCCCAACTACGACGACAAAGAACTCGAGCCCACGGTCTTGCCGACCAAGGTGCCGAACTTGCTCATCAACGGCGCCTCGGGCATCGCGGTCGGCATGGCGACCAATATCCCGCCGCACAACCTGCGCGAGGTCATCGACGGCGTGCTGGCGCTCATCGCAAATCCCCAAGTCAGCGAAGACGAGCTCATTCGCCTCATTCCAGGACCCGACTTTCCGACCGGCGGCACCATCCAAGGCCGCGCCGGCATCTTGTCGGCGTTTCGCACCGGTCGCGGCAGCGTGGTCGTGCGCGGCAAGGCGCACTTTGAAGAGGTCCGCAAAGACCGCAACGCCATCATCGTTTCTGAAATTCCGTTTCAGGTCAACAAGTCGGCGTGGATCGAAAAATGCGCGCAACAGGTGCGCGACAAGAAGCTCGAAGGCATCGCGGATATCCGCGACGAATCGGATCGCCAAGGCATCCGCGTCGTGTTCGAGCTCAAGCGCGACGCCAACGACCAAGTGGTCCTAAACTCGCTCTACAAGTTCACGGCGCTGCAATCGTCGTTCGGCGTCAACATGCTCGCCATCGTCGACGGCCGCCCGGTCATGCTGACGCTGCGTCGCGCGCTGCAGGTCTTTATCGATCACCGCCGCGAAGTGGTGACGCGCCGCACGCTGTTTGATTTGCGAGAGGCCCGCGCCCGCCGCGAAATCGTCGAGGGCCTCGGCCTTGCCGTCATGAACATCGATCGCGTGATCGATATCATCCGCAAATCGAAAGACACCGACGAAGCCAAGACACGCCTCATCGCCGAAAAACTCGGCGGCATGGATGGTTTTCTCGAACGCGCCGGGCGCCCCGAAGCCGAAATTGCCGCCGCCAAGGCCGCCGGCTTTGTCCATCTCTCACCGCGCCAAGCGCAGGCAATTTTGGATATGCGCCTTGGGCGCCTCACGGGCCTGGAGCGCGAGAAACTCGAAGCCGAATACAAAGAGCTGTGGGACACCACGGACTACTTAGAAGGCCTGCTCAACGACCCGGGCAAGCTGATGGCCGCCATCGTCGAAGAGCTCAAGATCATCCAAAGCGAGTTCGGCGACAAACGCCGCACCGACATCGCCGAATTCGAAGGCGAAATCCTCACCGAAGCGCTCATCGACGAAGAGGCGATGGTGGTGACGCGTTCACACCTTGGCTACGTCAAGCGCACGCCGGTTAAGGAATACTCGGCGCAAGGCCGCGGCGGCAAGGGCATCACCGGCGCCTCCTCTGGCGACGGCGACTTTGTCACCGACATGTTTGCGGCATCTACCCACGACCACTTGCTGATGTTCACGTCCAAGGGGCGCGTCTACCATAAGAAGGTCTTTGAATTACCTGAAGGCAGTCGCGTAGCGCGCGGCAAGCCATTCGTCAACGTCATCGAAATGCAGGGCGACGAACACGTGGTGGCCATGCTGCCGCTCAAGGAATACAGCGCCGAGCGCTCGGTGTTCTTTGCGACGCAAAACGGCACGGTAAAGAAGACGGGGCTCGATTTGTTCGAAAAAATTCGCGTCAGCGGCATGAAGGCCATTGGCATCGAAGACGGCGACATTCTGGTCGGCGCTTCGATCACCGACGAAAAGAGCGACATCTTGCTGGTCTCGGCACGCGGCCTCGCCGTGCGCTTCCGCCACGACAAGGTGCGCCCGATGGGTCGCGAGGCCAAGGGCGTGCGCGGCATGAACCTGCGCGAAGGCGACAAGCTGGTCGGCATGTGCACCTTTGACCGCGAAGCGCAGGCCACCATGGTGACCATCTGCGAGCGCGGCTATGGCAAGCGCACCGCCCTGCCCGACTACCCGGTAAAAAACCGCGGCGGCAAGGGCGTCATCACGATCAAGACCAGCGAGCGCAACGGCAACGTCGCCGCGGTGCGGATTGTCAGCGATGAGGACCATTTGATTCTCATCTCATCGAGCGGCAAGCTCATTCGCCTCCGTGTCATCGATATTCCCGTGCAAGGCCGCGCCACCCAAGGCGTGCGCATCATGCGCCAGGCCGACGGCGAGCAAGTGGTCGCGATCGAACGCCTCGCCGATGCCGATGAGGCCTCCGATATCGAGGCCGGCGCGCCAATCGAAGCCGCCGACGACGGCGACACCACGCCCGTCGACATGGGCGATGAGCTCGATGAAGACGAAGACGGCGATGACGATGCCGATGACGACGGCGACGAAGACCCGGCGAACTAA
- a CDS encoding DUF924 domain-containing protein, with protein MPQLETSDDVIAFWQDAGFSKWFTKDEVFDATFRESCLTLHQRAATGQLDAWQSTANGALALILLFDQFPRNAFRNTAQMFATDAMARDYAARALAQGFDNQVQPALRMFFYLPFEHSENLDDQHRSVALHEAIDFKEYAVQHRDIIQRFGRFPHRNAVLGRPSTAAELAYLEAGGFAG; from the coding sequence GTGCCACAACTAGAAACATCAGACGACGTCATTGCGTTCTGGCAAGATGCCGGCTTCAGCAAATGGTTTACCAAGGACGAGGTGTTTGATGCCACGTTCCGTGAATCTTGCTTGACGCTGCACCAACGCGCCGCGACGGGCCAGCTCGACGCTTGGCAGTCCACCGCGAACGGCGCGCTGGCGCTGATCTTGTTGTTCGATCAATTCCCGCGCAATGCCTTCCGCAACACGGCGCAAATGTTTGCCACCGACGCCATGGCCCGTGACTACGCCGCGCGCGCCCTTGCGCAGGGTTTTGACAACCAAGTTCAACCGGCATTGCGCATGTTTTTCTACCTGCCGTTTGAGCACTCCGAAAACCTCGACGATCAACACAGGTCGGTGGCGTTGCACGAAGCGATTGACTTCAAAGAATACGCCGTACAGCACCGCGACATTATTCAACGCTTTGGCCGTTTCCCTCACCGCAATGCCGTGCTCGGCCGCCCAAGCACCGCCGCCGAGCTGGCGTATCTCGAAGCCGGAGGGTTTGCTGGCTGA
- a CDS encoding VCBS repeat-containing protein — MHVDRAWQITLGEPSVVIAVLDSGIRWNTDDLITRVALSRGELPLPEEACGSGLPGDPHDITGDGALTILDYTTWRQDTPPLPETACDSRVTDANGNGKLDPQDLLIAFSNDLDEDGNGWVDDIAGWDTYNNDNDANDETDYGHGTGQAKDAVSATNNGIGDAGVCPRCLFVPVRVADSFIGDSNDFALGVIYAVDTGASLILEALGTLNGTRFMHEAIEYAWLHHVAVVASAADENSFHQNLPGSVNHTIYVHATTYNTDRREDATTFMAFNNCTNYGANLLLSTPGQSCSSEAAGKTAGVVAMVLSAAAGQPLLDPMPASRHLHPDEIKQLLITNVDDISFATSANDPLMYPSGAGWEQRFGYGRTNLYSAVAAVQAGRIPPVVDVTSPTWFYVADPDREPSVDIEGVIDFRPTLYTSFDYVIEWAPGIEPLESQWQLITSGTDVATPLEGVLATLPIAALTIDNPTQPEPDRDVNKFLVTVRVRVNMHSLAPERDGVVGETRRAFNIRRDPDVGEGFPRKLEGSGEASPKFYDLDGDGAMELITADSAGVVYAIGHDGVAPGFPVALRPIDALDAASQIRQSAAFASETITADDMRTAVSRGPAIGDLDGSGPTIVVATYDGYIYAIDRNGAVREGFPIELDRSRATATKDRVVDSGVYAAPVLADVDGDKQLDIIIAAMDGSVYVFDAGGTALPGFPVELAESGVAARIMQTPVVGDIDGDGALDLVLGTNEFDGSGRIYALNHQGVIKPGFPYKMLAQDVLPVLGVGMPNSLALGDIDGDDIVDIAVSTLGAVPQFINGQANVIGFVNNAPYGDLSDATDEPFITAISDASMGDLNNDGYLDLLWGGAGFKFLEFSSIPEGQRVNLEHLYSAWDSKTGSYLPGWPRRIEDYQFFMNAAVADLDDDDLPEAIAGSGGYYVHAWNKDGEQPEGWPKFTGGWVAAAPAVGDFDGDGSLELAIATRNGYLWLWHTRGRIDGRIDWASGRHDAQNTGNMTTPLGMGIGANELGDDGCCSGAPFSPAQGLAPLLVLWTVMRGRRDRRWARTK; from the coding sequence ATGCATGTCGACCGTGCCTGGCAGATAACGCTCGGCGAGCCCTCCGTCGTCATCGCCGTGCTCGACAGCGGCATCCGGTGGAACACCGATGATTTGATCACGCGCGTCGCCCTATCGCGCGGCGAGCTGCCGTTGCCCGAGGAGGCCTGTGGCAGCGGCCTGCCCGGCGATCCGCATGACATCACGGGTGATGGCGCGCTCACCATCCTTGATTATACCACCTGGCGGCAAGACACGCCGCCGCTACCAGAGACCGCCTGCGATAGCCGCGTCACCGACGCCAACGGCAACGGCAAGCTCGATCCACAAGACCTACTCATCGCGTTTTCCAACGACCTCGACGAAGACGGCAATGGCTGGGTCGACGACATCGCGGGCTGGGACACCTATAACAACGATAACGACGCCAACGACGAGACCGATTACGGCCACGGCACCGGCCAGGCCAAAGACGCGGTTTCGGCGACCAACAACGGCATTGGCGACGCCGGCGTCTGCCCGCGCTGTCTGTTCGTGCCGGTGCGCGTCGCCGATTCGTTCATCGGCGATTCAAACGACTTCGCGCTCGGCGTGATCTATGCCGTCGACACCGGCGCATCGCTAATCTTAGAAGCGCTCGGCACCCTCAATGGCACGCGCTTTATGCACGAGGCCATCGAATACGCGTGGCTGCATCACGTCGCCGTGGTCGCCTCGGCCGCCGACGAAAATAGCTTTCACCAAAACCTGCCGGGCTCGGTGAACCACACCATCTATGTCCACGCCACCACCTACAACACCGACCGCCGCGAGGACGCCACGACGTTTATGGCGTTTAACAATTGCACCAACTACGGCGCGAATCTTCTGCTCTCGACGCCTGGCCAGTCCTGCTCGTCGGAGGCCGCCGGCAAGACCGCCGGCGTCGTCGCGATGGTGCTGTCGGCCGCCGCGGGCCAGCCATTGCTCGACCCGATGCCCGCCAGCCGCCACCTGCACCCCGATGAAATCAAACAGCTGCTTATCACCAATGTCGACGACATCAGCTTTGCGACGTCGGCTAACGATCCGCTGATGTATCCTTCTGGTGCCGGCTGGGAGCAACGCTTTGGCTATGGCCGGACTAATCTCTATAGCGCTGTCGCCGCGGTGCAGGCGGGGCGCATTCCGCCCGTCGTCGACGTTACCTCGCCGACGTGGTTTTACGTCGCCGACCCCGATCGCGAGCCGAGCGTAGACATCGAGGGCGTCATCGATTTTCGCCCGACGCTCTACACCTCGTTTGACTATGTCATCGAGTGGGCGCCCGGTATCGAGCCGCTGGAATCGCAGTGGCAGCTCATCACCAGCGGCACCGATGTCGCGACGCCGCTTGAGGGCGTGCTGGCAACCCTGCCCATCGCCGCGCTAACGATTGACAACCCGACCCAGCCCGAGCCGGATCGCGACGTCAACAAGTTTCTCGTCACGGTGCGCGTGCGCGTCAACATGCATTCGCTGGCGCCTGAGCGCGATGGCGTGGTGGGCGAGACGCGGCGCGCGTTTAACATCCGCCGCGATCCAGACGTCGGCGAAGGGTTTCCTCGCAAGCTTGAGGGCTCAGGCGAGGCGTCGCCTAAATTCTATGATCTCGATGGCGACGGCGCGATGGAACTTATCACTGCCGATAGCGCGGGCGTCGTGTATGCCATCGGCCACGACGGCGTGGCGCCTGGGTTTCCGGTCGCGCTGCGCCCCATTGACGCCTTGGACGCAGCCAGCCAAATCCGCCAGAGCGCGGCGTTTGCGTCGGAAACCATCACGGCCGATGACATGCGCACCGCGGTGTCGCGTGGCCCGGCCATTGGCGACCTCGATGGCAGTGGCCCGACGATCGTCGTCGCCACCTATGACGGCTATATCTACGCTATCGATCGCAACGGCGCCGTTCGCGAGGGGTTTCCGATCGAGCTCGACCGCAGCCGCGCCACCGCTACCAAAGATCGCGTTGTCGATTCCGGCGTCTACGCCGCGCCCGTCCTTGCGGATGTCGATGGCGACAAACAGCTCGACATCATCATCGCCGCCATGGACGGTTCGGTTTATGTCTTTGATGCGGGCGGCACCGCCCTGCCCGGCTTTCCGGTCGAGCTCGCCGAATCGGGCGTCGCCGCGCGCATCATGCAAACCCCGGTGGTGGGCGATATCGATGGCGACGGCGCGCTCGATCTCGTGCTCGGCACCAATGAGTTCGACGGCAGCGGCCGCATCTATGCGCTAAATCACCAAGGCGTCATCAAGCCGGGCTTTCCATATAAGATGCTGGCGCAGGACGTGCTGCCGGTGCTCGGCGTCGGCATGCCCAACAGCCTGGCGCTTGGCGACATCGACGGCGACGACATCGTCGACATCGCGGTCTCGACGCTCGGCGCAGTGCCGCAATTTATCAATGGGCAGGCCAACGTGATTGGCTTTGTCAACAACGCGCCTTACGGCGACCTCAGCGACGCCACCGACGAGCCCTTCATCACCGCCATCTCGGATGCCAGCATGGGCGACCTAAACAACGACGGCTATCTCGATCTGCTTTGGGGCGGCGCGGGCTTTAAGTTTCTCGAGTTTTCGTCAATTCCCGAAGGTCAGCGCGTCAATCTCGAGCACCTGTACTCGGCATGGGACAGCAAGACCGGTAGCTATCTACCGGGCTGGCCGCGCCGCATCGAGGACTATCAATTCTTCATGAACGCGGCGGTCGCGGATCTCGACGACGACGACTTGCCCGAGGCCATCGCGGGTTCGGGCGGTTACTATGTTCACGCGTGGAACAAGGACGGCGAGCAGCCCGAAGGGTGGCCTAAATTTACCGGCGGGTGGGTGGCGGCGGCGCCCGCGGTTGGCGATTTCGATGGCGATGGCAGCCTGGAGCTCGCCATCGCGACCCGCAATGGCTACTTGTGGCTGTGGCACACGCGTGGCCGCATCGATGGCCGCATCGATTGGGCATCGGGTCGACATGATGCACAAAACACCGGCAACATGACGACGCCGCTTGGCATGGGCATTGGCGCCAACGAGCTTGGCGACGACGGTTGCTGCTCGGGCGCGCCATTTTCCCCCGCGCAAGGCCTCGCGCCCTTGTTGGTGTTGTGGACGGTGATGCGCGGGCGGCGCGACCGGCGGTGGGCGCGCACGAAATAA
- a CDS encoding oligosaccharide flippase family protein → MSTRDSAGAGKGVLWLSGAKLYFMLAGAILQIALPALVSRVTFGAIAVVSSLVSPLNNLVVTGSIQTVARGLAAQPNAAAAVGASGLRMHLYVGLPLALVFAIGAPAWGWWLGDKGKALPTAMCALIVGAYAIYAVLVGLANGQKQFHRQAGLDVAFASMRVALMLGAAMLGLGVWGVLGGWVVASLLIIIVAAAWVGWPRGCHRRWEAGSRHGADILGACRLSGISQCPAICRHVDDQARGGALV, encoded by the coding sequence GTGAGCACGCGAGATTCAGCGGGCGCCGGCAAGGGCGTATTGTGGCTATCTGGCGCGAAGCTCTACTTCATGCTAGCGGGTGCGATCTTGCAGATTGCGCTGCCGGCACTGGTCTCGCGCGTGACGTTTGGCGCCATCGCCGTCGTCTCGTCATTGGTCTCGCCGCTAAACAATTTGGTCGTCACCGGATCCATCCAAACCGTTGCGCGCGGCTTGGCCGCACAGCCAAACGCCGCGGCCGCAGTAGGCGCGAGTGGCCTGCGCATGCATCTATACGTCGGGTTGCCACTTGCGCTCGTTTTTGCCATTGGCGCGCCTGCGTGGGGCTGGTGGCTTGGCGATAAGGGCAAGGCCTTGCCGACCGCGATGTGCGCGCTCATCGTTGGCGCCTATGCGATTTATGCGGTGCTGGTTGGGCTTGCGAACGGGCAAAAGCAATTTCATCGCCAGGCCGGTCTCGACGTCGCCTTTGCGTCGATGCGCGTCGCGCTGATGCTGGGCGCAGCGATGCTAGGGCTTGGCGTATGGGGCGTGCTCGGCGGTTGGGTGGTAGCGTCGCTGCTCATCATTATCGTTGCCGCGGCATGGGTCGGCTGGCCGCGGGGGTGCCATCGTCGATGGGAGGCGGGCTCGCGCCATGGCGCGGACATTTTGGGGGCTTGCCGCCTATCTGGCATTAGCCAATGCCCTGCTATTTGTCGACACGTGGATGATCAAGCGCGCGGCGGGGCATTGGTATGA
- a CDS encoding MFS transporter yields the protein MATSLWASIGLSRPEHRAWAMYDWANSAFMTVIISALFPPFFIRYAAGNSCANTGFFTQLMDATLAPFSPRVCAWAPHVPNATMYLGFGSAIALAICAFVSPAVGAHVDHKPVRRQWLFAMTVIGCACAALLALTQRGEWLWALSIFAIGQIAINIAFVIYDGFLPHVATADELDRVSTAGYAIGYVGGGILLLLDALMILSPQTFGLADKGQATKAAFISVAVWWLLFSWPFFRKVAEPPTAPSRERVVWWKQVVTSAKALHKYPHAFALLVAFLVYNDGIGTMLRMSTAYGEEIGLATGDMIMALVLVQFIGIPATFGFGALARRIGTKPAIMGGLVVYCGVTFAAYFITTAAHFYALAICIGLVQGGTQSLSRALFASMIPPARSGEFFGVFAVFERFAGIIGPLTMGVAIAIFGGSRPAILSIGLFFIGGLLLLARVDIAAGRAQSQQAT from the coding sequence ATGGCAACCTCCTTGTGGGCGAGCATCGGCCTCTCGAGGCCCGAGCATCGGGCATGGGCGATGTACGACTGGGCCAACTCGGCGTTCATGACGGTGATTATCTCGGCGTTGTTTCCGCCGTTTTTTATTCGCTACGCCGCCGGCAATAGTTGCGCCAACACGGGTTTTTTTACTCAGCTTATGGACGCCACGCTGGCGCCGTTTTCGCCGCGCGTTTGCGCGTGGGCGCCGCACGTGCCCAACGCCACGATGTACCTCGGCTTTGGCAGCGCGATTGCCTTGGCGATTTGCGCGTTTGTTTCGCCGGCGGTGGGTGCGCACGTCGATCATAAGCCGGTGCGGCGCCAGTGGTTGTTTGCGATGACCGTCATTGGCTGCGCCTGTGCCGCCCTGCTAGCGCTCACGCAGCGCGGCGAGTGGCTGTGGGCCCTTAGCATTTTTGCCATCGGCCAGATCGCGATCAACATCGCGTTCGTTATCTATGACGGCTTTCTGCCCCATGTTGCCACAGCTGACGAGCTCGACCGCGTTTCGACCGCGGGGTATGCGATTGGCTATGTCGGCGGCGGCATTTTACTGTTGCTCGATGCACTTATGATCTTGTCGCCACAAACGTTTGGGCTGGCCGATAAGGGCCAAGCGACCAAGGCGGCGTTTATCAGCGTCGCGGTGTGGTGGCTGCTGTTTTCGTGGCCGTTTTTTCGCAAGGTTGCGGAGCCGCCGACCGCGCCCAGCCGCGAGCGCGTGGTGTGGTGGAAGCAAGTCGTCACCTCGGCCAAGGCCCTGCATAAGTATCCCCACGCCTTTGCCTTGCTAGTTGCCTTTTTGGTCTACAACGACGGCATCGGCACCATGCTGCGGATGTCGACCGCCTACGGCGAAGAAATTGGCTTGGCCACCGGCGACATGATCATGGCGCTGGTGTTGGTGCAGTTCATCGGCATCCCCGCGACGTTTGGCTTTGGCGCCCTCGCACGCCGCATCGGCACTAAGCCCGCGATCATGGGCGGCCTCGTGGTGTATTGCGGCGTCACCTTTGCAGCGTATTTCATTACCACCGCCGCGCACTTCTACGCGCTGGCGATTTGCATTGGGCTTGTGCAAGGCGGCACGCAATCGCTATCGCGCGCGCTGTTTGCCAGCATGATTCCACCGGCGCGCTCGGGCGAATTCTTTGGCGTCTTTGCGGTGTTCGAGCGTTTTGCCGGCATCATTGGCCCGCTCACAATGGGCGTCGCCATCGCCATCTTTGGTGGCAGCCGCCCCGCCATTCTAAGCATTGGCCTATTTTTCATCGGCGGCCTCTTGTTGCTCGCGCGCGTCGACATCGCCGCCGGCCGTGCGCAAAGCCAGCAAGCGACTTAG
- a CDS encoding thioredoxin domain-containing protein — MGNRLAGEISPYLREHSEDPVAWWPWGPQAFAEAARLGKPVFISIGYSSSKWCRAMAQESFADPRVAALLNDRFVAIMVDRDELPEVDAIYMQAVVVMGEHGGWPVSAFCMPDGRPFYLGTYLGKQERDGRPSFSRAIQAMAEAYEHDHARLLENAEALTEGLAEAEVHMRAQATAQGDATPLSAATVTAACEQILRRIDREHGGLIGTPKFPSAPIHRLLARCGENNPAAREASARWTMAMVRGGLAEDGHGGGALDDAWQLAKGEMLLSDRSQLLEMLALARGWARDAERAQINAAAAGTIAWLVRELREPTGGLHAASGLGLAIRGLVAWHRASGDAAARALAVSTAETVWRNLWQGEGLARVYRDGAVKHDALLDDYAFVAAAFCDVSDASGEVVWWSRSAQLLACVVREFVGRVSDELIFYMTPPLPAGSPLIHRPESAQDGAAPSGAAIAIETMLRHGARGGDADAAALARQYLAQRLAGRPNPFAHATLLAVASSEF; from the coding sequence GTGGGCAATCGACTGGCTGGCGAGATATCGCCGTATTTGCGCGAGCATAGCGAAGACCCCGTGGCGTGGTGGCCGTGGGGGCCGCAGGCCTTTGCCGAGGCGGCGCGGCTGGGCAAGCCGGTGTTTATCTCGATTGGCTATTCGTCGAGCAAATGGTGCCGTGCCATGGCGCAAGAATCGTTTGCCGATCCCCGCGTCGCAGCGCTGCTAAATGACCGCTTTGTGGCGATCATGGTCGACCGCGACGAGCTGCCCGAGGTGGATGCGATTTACATGCAAGCCGTGGTGGTGATGGGCGAGCATGGCGGTTGGCCGGTGTCCGCGTTTTGCATGCCCGATGGGCGGCCGTTTTATCTCGGCACGTATTTGGGCAAGCAAGAGCGCGATGGCCGGCCAAGCTTTTCGCGTGCCATCCAGGCGATGGCCGAGGCGTATGAGCACGACCACGCGCGCTTACTGGAAAACGCGGAGGCGCTGACCGAGGGCTTGGCCGAGGCCGAGGTGCACATGCGGGCGCAGGCGACGGCGCAGGGCGACGCGACGCCGCTGTCGGCGGCAACCGTTACCGCGGCGTGTGAGCAAATTCTGCGCCGCATCGACCGCGAGCATGGCGGACTCATCGGCACGCCGAAGTTTCCCAGCGCGCCGATTCATCGCTTGCTCGCGAGGTGCGGCGAAAATAATCCGGCGGCGCGCGAGGCGAGCGCCCGGTGGACGATGGCGATGGTGCGCGGTGGCTTGGCCGAGGATGGCCACGGCGGCGGCGCCCTCGACGACGCGTGGCAGCTCGCAAAGGGCGAAATGCTGCTGAGCGACCGCAGCCAGTTGTTAGAAATGCTGGCGCTGGCGCGCGGCTGGGCGAGAGACGCCGAGCGCGCGCAGATCAACGCGGCCGCGGCGGGGACTATCGCATGGCTTGTCCGTGAGCTACGCGAACCGACTGGTGGTTTGCATGCAGCTAGTGGCCTTGGCCTCGCCATTCGCGGCTTGGTGGCGTGGCATCGCGCCAGCGGCGATGCAGCAGCACGCGCGTTGGCGGTTAGTACCGCCGAGACGGTGTGGCGCAATTTGTGGCAAGGCGAGGGCTTGGCGCGCGTTTATCGCGACGGCGCGGTTAAGCACGACGCACTGCTCGACGATTACGCGTTTGTCGCCGCCGCTTTTTGTGATGTCAGCGACGCCAGCGGCGAGGTGGTGTGGTGGTCGCGCAGCGCGCAGTTGCTGGCGTGCGTCGTCCGCGAGTTTGTTGGCCGCGTTAGCGACGAGCTCATATTTTACATGACGCCGCCGCTGCCTGCGGGTTCGCCACTGATTCATCGACCCGAGTCGGCGCAAGACGGCGCGGCACCCAGCGGCGCGGCGATTGCGATCGAGACCATGTTGCGCCACGGCGCGCGCGGTGGCGACGCCGACGCGGCGGCCTTGGCGCGGCAGTATCTCGCGCAGCGCTTGGCCGGCCGGCCCAATCCGTTTGCGCACGCAACGCTGCTGGCGGTAGCGTCGAGCGAGTTCTAA